The proteins below come from a single Odontesthes bonariensis isolate fOdoBon6 chromosome 18, fOdoBon6.hap1, whole genome shotgun sequence genomic window:
- the pals2b gene encoding MAGUK p55 subfamily member 6b isoform X1, whose translation MVTAMDDPCPNGVQKVEEEEVMPSGQAGVEGPPAVRSSQGADTSGAMQQVLDNLGEPPTSGGAKDIDLLFLRGIMESPIAQEQLEEAKLEAVQDNNVELVTEILGDISSLKVRDDSAAELSRILQEPHFQSLLEAHDMVASKCYDAPPPAEMANDAAVNSALMQADAVRMIGIRKKAGEPLGVTFRVEKDDLVIARILHGGMIDRQGLLHVGDIIKEVNGKDVGNNPTELQEMLKDCSGGITLKILPSYRDAPAPPQVYVRPYFDYDPASDSLIPCREAGMAFKKGEILQIVNREDPNWWQACQVVGGATGLIPSQFLEEKRKAFVPRDLDGSGILCGTIAGKKKKKMMYLTAKNAEFDRHELQIYEEVAKVPPFQRKTLILIGAQGVGRRSLKNRLMVLHPTRFGTTIPYTTRRPRDDELDGNTYHFTSRTEMEADVKGGRFLEHGEYDGNLYGTKIDSIHEVVDTGRTCILDVNPQALKVLKTAEFMPFVVFIAAPDFDTLKAMHKAVVDAGLTTKQLTDVDLRKTVDESARIQRAYSHYFDLTIVNDNLDKAFETLQAAVDKLCSEPQWVPVNWVY comes from the exons CCATGCAGCAGGTGTTGGATAATCTGGGTGAGCCGCCCACCTCCGGGGGTGCCAAAGACATCGACCTGCTCTTCCTGCGCGGCATCATGGAAAGTCCAATT GCTCAGGAGCAGCTGGAGGAAGCGAAGCTGGAAGCGGTGCAGGACAACAATGTGGAGCTGGTGACAGAGATCCTGGGCGACATCAGCAGCCTCAAGGTGAGAGACGACAGCGCGGCTGAGCTGTCCAGGATCCTCCAGGAGCCGCACTTCCAG TCTCTTTTGGAGGCCCATGACATGGTGGCATCAAAATGCTATGATGCCCCTCCCCCGGCCGAGATGGCCAATGATGCAGCAGTGAACAGTGCTCTCATGCAGGCCGACGCCGTGCGCATGATTGGCATCCGAAAGAAGGCCGGGGAGCCACTG GGTGTCACATTTCGTGTGGAGAAAGACGACCTGGTCATTGCGAGAATCCTTCACGGCGGCATGATCGACAGGCAGGGTCTGCTCCATGTCGGCGACATCATCAAGGAAGTCAACGGGAAGGACGTCGGCAACAATCCGACGGAGCTGCAGGAGATGCTCAAAGACTGCAGCGGAGGGATCACGCTGAAAATCCTGCCGAGCTACAGAGACGCTCCTGCTCCTCCACAG GTGTACGTGCGGCCATATTTTGACTATGACCCAGCCAGCGACAGCCTGATTCCCTGTCGAGAGGCAGGAATGGCCTTCAAGAAAGGCGAAATCCTCCAGATTGTCAACCGAGAGGATCCCAACTGGTGGCAG GCATGCCAAGTAGTGGGCGGTGCCACAGGACTGATACCCAGTCAATTCTTGGAGGAGAAGAGGAAAGCGTTTGTCCCGAGAGACTTGGACGGATCAG GAATCCTTTGTGGCACCATAgctggaaaaaagaagaagaagatgatgtaTCTAACAGCTAAGAATGCAG AGTTTGACAGACACGAGTTGCAGATCTATGAGGAAGTAGCAAAAGTCCCTCCATTCCAGAGGAAGACCCTGATTCTGATTGGTGCTCAGGGGGTGGGCCGACGCAGTCTCAAGAACCGACTTATGGTTCTCCATCCTACTCGCTTTGGCACCACTATACCAT ACACCACGCGAAGGCCCCGTGACGACGAGCTAGACGGCAACACTTATCACTTTACCTCAAGGACAGAGATGGAGGCGGACGTGAAGGGCGGCCGCTTCCTGGAGCATGGCGAGTACGATGGCAACCTGTACGGCACAAAGATCGATTCCATCCACGAGGTGGTCGACACAGGACGCACCTGCATCCTGGATGTCAACCCACAG GCTCTGAAGGTACTGAAAACAGCAGAGTTCATGCCCTTCGTGGTGTTCATTGCAGCCCCTGATTTTGATACTCTCAAGGCCATGCACAAAGCTGTGGTGGACGCAGGCCTCACAACTAAGCAGCTCACG GATGTGGACCTGAGGAAGACGGTGGATGAGAGCGCCAGGATCCAGAGGGCTTACAGTCACTACTTTGACCTGACCATCGTCAACGACAACCTGGATAAGGCCTTTGAGACGTTACAGGCTGCCGTGGACAAACTGTGCAGTGAACCCCAGTGGGTCCCAGTGAACTGGGTGTACTGA
- the pals2b gene encoding MAGUK p55 subfamily member 6b isoform X2 translates to MQQVLDNLGEPPTSGGAKDIDLLFLRGIMESPIAQEQLEEAKLEAVQDNNVELVTEILGDISSLKVRDDSAAELSRILQEPHFQSLLEAHDMVASKCYDAPPPAEMANDAAVNSALMQADAVRMIGIRKKAGEPLGVTFRVEKDDLVIARILHGGMIDRQGLLHVGDIIKEVNGKDVGNNPTELQEMLKDCSGGITLKILPSYRDAPAPPQVYVRPYFDYDPASDSLIPCREAGMAFKKGEILQIVNREDPNWWQACQVVGGATGLIPSQFLEEKRKAFVPRDLDGSGILCGTIAGKKKKKMMYLTAKNAEFDRHELQIYEEVAKVPPFQRKTLILIGAQGVGRRSLKNRLMVLHPTRFGTTIPYTTRRPRDDELDGNTYHFTSRTEMEADVKGGRFLEHGEYDGNLYGTKIDSIHEVVDTGRTCILDVNPQALKVLKTAEFMPFVVFIAAPDFDTLKAMHKAVVDAGLTTKQLTDVDLRKTVDESARIQRAYSHYFDLTIVNDNLDKAFETLQAAVDKLCSEPQWVPVNWVY, encoded by the exons ATGCAGCAGGTGTTGGATAATCTGGGTGAGCCGCCCACCTCCGGGGGTGCCAAAGACATCGACCTGCTCTTCCTGCGCGGCATCATGGAAAGTCCAATT GCTCAGGAGCAGCTGGAGGAAGCGAAGCTGGAAGCGGTGCAGGACAACAATGTGGAGCTGGTGACAGAGATCCTGGGCGACATCAGCAGCCTCAAGGTGAGAGACGACAGCGCGGCTGAGCTGTCCAGGATCCTCCAGGAGCCGCACTTCCAG TCTCTTTTGGAGGCCCATGACATGGTGGCATCAAAATGCTATGATGCCCCTCCCCCGGCCGAGATGGCCAATGATGCAGCAGTGAACAGTGCTCTCATGCAGGCCGACGCCGTGCGCATGATTGGCATCCGAAAGAAGGCCGGGGAGCCACTG GGTGTCACATTTCGTGTGGAGAAAGACGACCTGGTCATTGCGAGAATCCTTCACGGCGGCATGATCGACAGGCAGGGTCTGCTCCATGTCGGCGACATCATCAAGGAAGTCAACGGGAAGGACGTCGGCAACAATCCGACGGAGCTGCAGGAGATGCTCAAAGACTGCAGCGGAGGGATCACGCTGAAAATCCTGCCGAGCTACAGAGACGCTCCTGCTCCTCCACAG GTGTACGTGCGGCCATATTTTGACTATGACCCAGCCAGCGACAGCCTGATTCCCTGTCGAGAGGCAGGAATGGCCTTCAAGAAAGGCGAAATCCTCCAGATTGTCAACCGAGAGGATCCCAACTGGTGGCAG GCATGCCAAGTAGTGGGCGGTGCCACAGGACTGATACCCAGTCAATTCTTGGAGGAGAAGAGGAAAGCGTTTGTCCCGAGAGACTTGGACGGATCAG GAATCCTTTGTGGCACCATAgctggaaaaaagaagaagaagatgatgtaTCTAACAGCTAAGAATGCAG AGTTTGACAGACACGAGTTGCAGATCTATGAGGAAGTAGCAAAAGTCCCTCCATTCCAGAGGAAGACCCTGATTCTGATTGGTGCTCAGGGGGTGGGCCGACGCAGTCTCAAGAACCGACTTATGGTTCTCCATCCTACTCGCTTTGGCACCACTATACCAT ACACCACGCGAAGGCCCCGTGACGACGAGCTAGACGGCAACACTTATCACTTTACCTCAAGGACAGAGATGGAGGCGGACGTGAAGGGCGGCCGCTTCCTGGAGCATGGCGAGTACGATGGCAACCTGTACGGCACAAAGATCGATTCCATCCACGAGGTGGTCGACACAGGACGCACCTGCATCCTGGATGTCAACCCACAG GCTCTGAAGGTACTGAAAACAGCAGAGTTCATGCCCTTCGTGGTGTTCATTGCAGCCCCTGATTTTGATACTCTCAAGGCCATGCACAAAGCTGTGGTGGACGCAGGCCTCACAACTAAGCAGCTCACG GATGTGGACCTGAGGAAGACGGTGGATGAGAGCGCCAGGATCCAGAGGGCTTACAGTCACTACTTTGACCTGACCATCGTCAACGACAACCTGGATAAGGCCTTTGAGACGTTACAGGCTGCCGTGGACAAACTGTGCAGTGAACCCCAGTGGGTCCCAGTGAACTGGGTGTACTGA